In Spiroplasma litorale, a single genomic region encodes these proteins:
- a CDS encoding single-stranded DNA-binding protein — translation MNNVTILGQLEGNPELVYNSKDGEKKLYKLIVKVPRITTNVNSKNKSDYINVKIWNNVLGDEYEYYDKLTIGLEGRLISYTNPTNKNYSNDFIAYKIFQLT, via the coding sequence ATGAATAACGTAACTATTTTAGGCCAGCTTGAAGGCAATCCAGAACTTGTTTATAATTCTAAGGATGGAGAAAAAAAACTATATAAATTAATAGTCAAAGTGCCAAGAATTACAACAAATGTGAACTCAAAAAACAAAAGTGATTATATAAATGTTAAAATCTGAAATAATGTATTAGGAGATGAATACGAATATTATGATAAGTTGACTATTGGTTTAGAGGGTAGGTTGATATCTTATACTAATCCAACAAATAAAAACTATTCTAATGACTTTATAGCTTATAAAATTTTTCAATTAACCTAG
- a CDS encoding ribonuclease HII — protein sequence MIDNCRYFFDENLKKEKNIKYISGSDEVGRGAMAGPIVVASVIMKENYFNPLIKDSKLVPEKVRELLYEEILENCLTYSICEYNEKVVDKLNPKQASKLGMIESIKKLTIKPDLCLIDGEDIKEEDDYKFLKIIKGDNISFAIACASIIAKVFRDRIMRNYHTKYPMYNFLKNKGYCTIKHISAVDEFGLLDIHRLTYKPIIKFKEKKMSFIKENEAYLKWINSKNVDENLKQELLNYNDDQLKIAFENKLEFGTAGVRGILGAGPGYFNSFTIKEVTIGYARYLIKKFPNDLSRGVVIGHDNRKYSKEFSQLVAEILTSFSIKAYLFEENKMKPTPVVSFATKKLNAIGGVVITASHNPAEYNGYKIYDEYGCQLIDNDNKIISEYINRIDNILDWKYKVDLDLLSTIDNKIIEDYCEMISNLQFYKNEKRNNFKIIYSAVNGTGSEFSPNLLRSYGYEVIEVEEHKNEDSTFKNVGNPNPEFEPAWKIPLEYAKKHKEASLIIIQDPDADRIGVAINQNGNWIRIDGNQTGPILIDWKLSQMKLNNTLPSNPTLYSSFVTSDLGDRIAKESYGVNIIKTLTGFKWMGSEILKEKERNLNFVFAYEESYGYVIDSSTRDKDGIQAAIMLTEAAWYYKTKKNMTLIDNLNELYKKYGYYYTHTINLNFSISEIKSKIDPIMKKLRFDNIEEISDMKVSFVEDYIDGLYNMPGQNLLKFYFKDNSWFAVRPSGTEPKIKIYFVCVDKDFDSAKEKCEKLIEGIKLILNL from the coding sequence ATGATAGATAATTGTCGATATTTCTTTGATGAAAATTTAAAAAAAGAAAAAAATATAAAATATATTTCCGGTAGTGACGAAGTTGGTAGGGGTGCAATGGCAGGTCCAATTGTAGTAGCCTCAGTAATCATGAAAGAAAACTATTTTAATCCACTTATAAAAGATTCAAAACTTGTTCCAGAAAAAGTTAGAGAGTTATTATATGAAGAAATTTTAGAAAATTGCTTAACTTATTCAATTTGTGAGTATAATGAAAAGGTTGTAGATAAATTAAACCCAAAGCAGGCTAGCAAATTAGGAATGATTGAATCTATAAAAAAACTTACTATTAAACCTGATTTATGTTTAATAGATGGTGAAGACATAAAAGAAGAGGATGATTATAAATTTTTAAAAATAATAAAAGGTGATAATATAAGTTTTGCAATTGCTTGTGCTAGTATAATTGCAAAAGTATTCAGAGACAGAATCATGAGAAATTATCATACAAAATATCCAATGTATAATTTTCTTAAAAATAAAGGTTATTGCACCATTAAGCACATTAGTGCAGTAGATGAATTTGGTTTATTAGATATACATAGATTAACTTATAAACCAATAATAAAATTTAAGGAGAAAAAAATGAGTTTTATTAAAGAAAACGAAGCGTATCTTAAATGAATTAACTCTAAAAATGTTGATGAAAATTTAAAACAAGAACTATTAAACTATAATGACGATCAATTAAAAATTGCTTTTGAAAATAAACTTGAGTTTGGAACAGCAGGGGTAAGAGGAATATTGGGTGCTGGTCCTGGCTATTTTAATTCATTTACAATTAAAGAAGTAACAATCGGTTATGCTAGATATCTAATTAAAAAATTTCCCAATGACCTATCTAGAGGAGTGGTTATTGGTCATGATAACAGAAAATATTCAAAAGAATTTTCTCAACTAGTCGCAGAAATTTTAACAAGTTTTTCAATTAAAGCATATTTATTTGAAGAAAATAAAATGAAGCCAACACCAGTGGTTTCATTTGCTACAAAAAAATTAAATGCAATTGGAGGAGTTGTGATTACTGCAAGTCATAATCCAGCTGAATATAATGGTTATAAAATATATGATGAATATGGTTGTCAATTAATTGATAATGATAATAAAATTATTTCAGAATACATAAATAGAATTGATAATATTTTAGATTGAAAATATAAAGTTGACTTAGATTTATTATCAACAATTGATAATAAAATTATTGAAGATTACTGTGAAATGATAAGTAACCTTCAATTCTATAAAAATGAAAAAAGAAATAACTTTAAAATAATCTATTCAGCAGTTAATGGAACTGGAAGTGAGTTTAGTCCAAATCTTTTAAGAAGTTATGGATATGAAGTTATTGAAGTTGAAGAACACAAAAATGAAGATAGTACTTTTAAAAATGTAGGTAACCCAAATCCAGAATTTGAACCAGCTTGAAAAATCCCGTTAGAATATGCTAAAAAACATAAAGAAGCATCATTAATTATTATTCAAGATCCTGACGCTGATAGAATTGGTGTTGCAATAAATCAAAATGGAAATTGAATAAGAATTGATGGCAATCAAACAGGACCAATTTTAATAGATTGAAAATTGAGTCAAATGAAATTAAATAACACTCTACCAAGCAATCCTACTCTTTATTCAAGTTTTGTAACTAGTGATCTAGGAGATAGAATAGCAAAAGAAAGTTATGGTGTTAACATCATAAAAACTTTGACAGGATTTAAGTGAATGGGTTCAGAAATTTTAAAAGAAAAAGAAAGAAACTTAAATTTTGTTTTTGCTTATGAAGAAAGTTATGGATATGTAATTGATTCTTCAACACGAGACAAAGACGGAATACAAGCAGCAATAATGCTTACAGAAGCTGCTTGGTACTATAAAACTAAAAAAAATATGACCTTAATAGATAATCTTAATGAATTGTACAAAAAGTATGGTTACTATTATACTCATACTATAAATTTAAATTTTAGTATTTCAGAAATTAAGTCTAAAATTGACCCGATAATGAAAAAATTAAGATTTGACAATATTGAAGAAATATCAGATATGAAAGTTTCTTTTGTAGAAGATTATATTGATGGTCTATATAATATGCCAGGGCAAAACCTATTAAAATTTTATTTTAAAGATAATAGTTGATTTGCAGTAAGACCAAGCGGAACAGAACCTAAAATAAAAATATATTTTGTGTGTGTTGATAAAGATTTTGATAGTGCTAAAGAAAAATGTGAAAAATTAATTGAAGGAATAAAATTAATACTAAATTTATAA
- the ylqF gene encoding ribosome biogenesis GTPase YlqF, with translation MEKNKASFNWFPGHMNKTIKEIEETLKIVDLVIELVDIRAPYSSQNPLLRKLFSKKTKLTVFTKCDLADKEVTEQWSEYYKSQKLAAYFVKNKNYDISIDIIRKINELTHEQQQKQINKGIEKPQLNVLVAGIPNVGKSTFISKLAKGKIVRIGNKPGLTRGLQRFNLTKNITIIDTPGILPSKFENENVACNCIAINSIKLDLIPKERFATKIMRYIYNSYPSLIENKYNIKNTALRPINYDDTYKIFEQIAIKNKHLIVDDIYDIDRSINIFINDVIGCKLGLISFEKPIEIVEINSITLEDVDVDKTSESDLTVEW, from the coding sequence ATGGAAAAGAATAAAGCTAGTTTCAATTGATTTCCAGGTCATATGAACAAAACAATAAAAGAAATAGAAGAAACACTTAAAATTGTAGATTTAGTTATTGAACTAGTTGATATAAGAGCACCTTATTCTTCACAAAATCCGCTATTAAGAAAACTTTTTTCGAAAAAAACAAAGTTAACAGTTTTTACAAAGTGTGATTTAGCAGATAAAGAAGTTACTGAACAATGAAGTGAATACTATAAAAGTCAAAAATTAGCAGCTTACTTTGTAAAAAATAAAAACTACGACATTTCAATTGATATTATTAGAAAAATTAATGAGTTAACTCATGAACAACAACAAAAACAGATTAATAAAGGTATTGAAAAACCACAATTAAATGTTTTGGTAGCTGGAATCCCAAATGTTGGTAAATCAACATTCATTTCTAAATTAGCAAAGGGAAAAATAGTAAGAATTGGAAATAAACCGGGATTGACAAGAGGTTTGCAAAGATTTAATTTGACTAAAAATATTACAATTATTGATACTCCTGGTATTTTGCCATCAAAATTTGAAAATGAAAATGTGGCTTGTAATTGTATTGCAATAAATTCTATAAAACTTGATTTAATTCCAAAAGAAAGATTTGCAACAAAAATTATGAGATATATATATAATTCTTATCCATCATTAATTGAAAATAAATATAATATCAAAAACACTGCTTTAAGACCTATCAATTATGATGATACTTATAAAATATTTGAACAAATTGCAATAAAAAATAAGCATCTTATTGTTGATGATATATATGATATTGATAGATCAATTAATATTTTTATAAACGATGTAATTGGGTGTAAATTAGGTTTAATCTCATTTGAAAAACCTATTGAAATTGTTGAAATTAATTCAATCACCCTTGAAGATGTAGATGTTGATAAAACTTCAGAAAGTGATTTAACTGTTGAATGATAG
- a CDS encoding 23S rRNA (pseudouridine(1915)-N(3))-methyltransferase RlmH, translated as MPIKIVCFNKISKEYEILNKFYFNKIQKFTNIEIMEIKEIDYGNVKENQSKNEYNINERILKLKDYEFYLLEINTKQLDSIDFSKIIDRNINEKSGNICFVIGPSDGFSENFKNNYINKISFGKITLPHQLIRIVLLEQIYRAFKIINNQKYHK; from the coding sequence ATGCCCATTAAAATAGTGTGTTTTAACAAAATTAGTAAAGAATATGAAATTTTAAATAAATTTTATTTTAATAAAATCCAAAAATTTACAAACATTGAAATTATGGAAATAAAAGAAATAGATTATGGTAATGTTAAAGAAAATCAGTCTAAAAATGAATATAATATTAATGAACGCATTTTAAAACTAAAAGATTATGAGTTTTATTTATTAGAAATTAATACTAAACAACTTGATTCAATTGACTTTTCTAAAATAATAGATAGAAATATTAATGAAAAAAGTGGTAATATATGTTTTGTTATTGGTCCAAGTGATGGATTTAGCGAAAATTTTAAAAATAACTACATTAACAAAATTAGTTTTGGTAAAATTACTTTACCTCATCAATTAATTAGAATTGTTTTATTAGAGCAAATATACCGAGCGTTCAAAATTATTAATAACCAAAAATATCACAAGTAG